The genome window CAACCTCATTCAAACCAAGGAGCAGATGCTCCAATCCAGAAGAAGTGAAAAAGACTTTCTGGCCAGAAAGGAATTGAAATATCTGGAATCGAACTCCGGCTCTATCGATGAGGCGTTGAAGCACCTCGACATCGTCGTCGGCCTGGATTCCGATCTCTCGGATCGTGTTGCAGCCCTTGCGGAACGGCTCAAGCAGTACAGGGAATCGTTTCACAAAGTGGCCGAAGATATCAAATTTCAGGGCTTGACCGAAAAGGACGGAAAGCAGGGAGAGCTCAGGGACGCAATTCATCAGGTCGAGGATGTTCTCAATTCGATGGAAAACGACAAATTGAAGGCGGACATGCTCATGCTTCGCCGCCGGGAAAAAGACTTCATTATCCGCAAGGACTTTGGTTATCTTGATAAATTCAAGAAAGATATGGCCGTCATACAGCGGGATGTGAGTGAATCGTATACGCTGGACGATGACCAAAAAACTAAGATTGTCGGCCTGCTTCAAACGTATTCAAAGGCATTCGAGGCATATGCCCACTCCGAAGAGGAAATCATTCAGGATACGACTGAATTCACCAATGTCGTCCGAGAAATGGAAGAATCCATTTCCGAATTCGTGATTTGGGCGGATCAGGAAGCCGCTGCCGTCATCACCGAAATGCAGCTCATCACCCTGGTCACGACCGTCATCGCTGCGCTCAGCGTCCTCGGAACCATCCTCCTGATCATTCGCAGCGTTTTGAGCCAGTTGACCTCGCTGCAGGAATGTTCCCGCAGTGTTGCGGCTGGTCAATATGACGCCTGCACCGGACTGAGCTTCAGCGGCGAACTCGAGGATCTGCGTCTGGACGTGGTGGCCATGGTCGACACCTTGAGTGCGGCCATGGACGATGCGAAAAACAAGGAAAAGGAAGCCGAGCAGCAGGCCGAGGCAGCCACAAAGGCCATGCAGGAAGCAAAGGCCAACGAAGAGCGGGTGGGCAAGCTGGTGAAGCACATGGCCCAGATAGCGGACAGGGCGTCCGGCATTGCCGAGCACCTTGCTTCTGCGGCAACCGAATTGAGCAGCCAGGCCTCGAATATCGCCAAGGGTGCGGCCCACCAGAAGGACCGCATCACGGAAACGGCCACGGCCATGGAAGAAATGAACGCCACGGTCTTGGAAGTTGCCAGGAATTCGAGCGATACCGCCGACAAGGCCGAACAGAACCGCGCGCAGGCCCAGGAAGGTCAGAACAAGGTTCAGCAGACCGTGGATGCCGTGGTGGTTGTTCAGGGCACGACAGGCGAACTGACACGTGTCATGGACGACCTGAGCACCAAGGCCCAGGCCGTGGGCGCCGTCATGAACGTCATTACCGACATTGCGGACCAGACCAACCTGCTGGCATTGAACGCGGCCATTGAAGCGGCCCGGGCCGGAGAAGCCGGCCGAGGTTTCGCCGTTGTGGCCGACGAAGTTCGCAAGCTGGCGGAAAAAACCATGAACGCCACCAAGGAAGTGGAGGAGGCCATTCAGGGGATCCAGTCCGCCGTGGGCATTTCCGTGAACAAGAGCCAGGACGCCGACACCGCCCTGGAAACCGCTTCCGGATACGCCCAGGAGGCGGGCAATCTGCTCGCCAACATCGTCACAACCGTCCAGGACTCCGCCGATATGATCCAGAACATCGCCACGGCTGCGGAACAGCAGTCCGCCACCTCCGAAGAAATCAACAACAGTATTGAGGAAATCAACCAGATTTCCACGGAGACGGCGGAAGGCATCGGACAATCCGCAGAGGCGATCGAGGAAATCGCCTCCCTGGCCGAAGATCTTCGAAACCTCATTGGGGAGCTGAACGAGGCAACCAGATAGGATGAAAACAGACAGGAAAGCCTCTTCTGGAAACAGAAGGGGCTTTTTTTATCACTTCAGAAAATAAAGAACCCACAAGGCGACCGGCCCCAAGATGTCCGCATAAAAGACAGGACCGGCATTCCCGGGATTCGTGTTGCCGGTTTCATCCCTGTTTTTCATATGCACGGAAAATGCGCCCAGCAGGAAAACGG of Salidesulfovibrio onnuriiensis contains these proteins:
- a CDS encoding methyl-accepting chemotaxis protein, which encodes MTIKMKLYLAAAIAFLGFAVIYAENFMAIGAIKEKADIKSNLIQTKEQMLQSRRSEKDFLARKELKYLESNSGSIDEALKHLDIVVGLDSDLSDRVAALAERLKQYRESFHKVAEDIKFQGLTEKDGKQGELRDAIHQVEDVLNSMENDKLKADMLMLRRREKDFIIRKDFGYLDKFKKDMAVIQRDVSESYTLDDDQKTKIVGLLQTYSKAFEAYAHSEEEIIQDTTEFTNVVREMEESISEFVIWADQEAAAVITEMQLITLVTTVIAALSVLGTILLIIRSVLSQLTSLQECSRSVAAGQYDACTGLSFSGELEDLRLDVVAMVDTLSAAMDDAKNKEKEAEQQAEAATKAMQEAKANEERVGKLVKHMAQIADRASGIAEHLASAATELSSQASNIAKGAAHQKDRITETATAMEEMNATVLEVARNSSDTADKAEQNRAQAQEGQNKVQQTVDAVVVVQGTTGELTRVMDDLSTKAQAVGAVMNVITDIADQTNLLALNAAIEAARAGEAGRGFAVVADEVRKLAEKTMNATKEVEEAIQGIQSAVGISVNKSQDADTALETASGYAQEAGNLLANIVTTVQDSADMIQNIATAAEQQSATSEEINNSIEEINQISTETAEGIGQSAEAIEEIASLAEDLRNLIGELNEATR